A region of Methyloversatilis discipulorum DNA encodes the following proteins:
- the purL gene encoding phosphoribosylformylglycinamidine synthase, with translation MAHLLKLCGSPAYSAARLARLSDECRTALPKLRELTATQYFFVECTAQPSADELNKLCALLNAQPAAAVEGDALLVTPRLGTISPWSSKATDIARNCGLDGVQRIERGVLYELELARGLLGGGPDEAERAALAGLLHDRMTESVLSSLDDAEALFSHVAPRPLVSVSLADGRGSLERANVELGLALSDDEIDYLLDAYTKLGRDPTDVELMMFAQANSEHCRHKIFNASWNIDYATQDMSLFGMIRETHRATPQHTVVAYSDNAAVIEGATTAPVDRFYPDRDGRWGWHSEPMHFLAKVETHNHPTAISPFPGAATGAGGEIRDEGATGRGAKPKAGLAGFSVSNLNIPGFEQPWERVDGELYGKPERIASALQIMIDGPLGAAAFNNEFGRPNLAGYFRTFELPFMGEMRGYHKPIMIAGGIGNIAARDALKIEFPAGTKLIVLGGPAMLIGLGGGAASSMTTGTNTADLDFASVQRGNPEIERRAQEVIDRCWQMQEDNPILAVHDVGAGGLSNALPELAHGAGHGAWFDLRAIHSEESGMSPAELWCNESQERYVLAIAPERIDEFRALCERERCPFAVLGEATPDGQLTVADPLFNSKPVDMSMDVLLGKPPKMHRTVQRRPAYAPPMDVAGYDLKDAAYRVLRMPAVASKSFLITIGDRSVGGLTARDQFVGPWQVPVADVAVTTESFTGYRGEAFAMGERTPVALLSGPASGRMAIGEAITNLVAADVRSFERIKLSANWMAAAGHKGEDAALFDTVKAVALDFCPALGLAIPVGKDSLSMKTRWTEGEAQKEVVSPLSLVITAFAGVEDVRKTLTPQLLIDPEIDTELLLLDLGQMKNRLGGSALAQAYGVVGEHAPDADAVLLGRFLPAINRLRDAGLALAYHDRSDGGLFATLCEMAFASKVGLSINLDTLAYDPLLVDVDSLAKKPDAVRGRFNDRTFTALFAEELGAVIQIRVDQRSQVMDILREAGLSGVTHGIGSPNDRDEIRLWHNAKVIFSEPRAELQKAWTETSHRIALLRDDADCAREEFALLDDKADNGLFAALTFEPQEDIAAPYISRGVRPRIAILREQGVNGQVEMAAAFDRAGFDAQDVHMSDLMAGRVKLADFKGLAACGGFSYGDVLGAGSGWAKSILFHPELRDAFAAYFDREDTFALGVCNGCQMMSQLRDIIPGAAHWPRFERNRSEQFEARFTMVEVADSPSILFRGMSGSKLPIVVSHGEGRAVFDDEQAQSLAQVAMRYIDHDGAIATRYPRNPNGSPAGITSVTTDDGRVTILMPHPERVFRTVQMSWHPAHWGEDSPWMRMFRNARVWVG, from the coding sequence ATGGCCCATCTCCTCAAGCTCTGCGGCTCGCCCGCATACTCCGCCGCGCGTCTGGCGCGCCTGTCCGACGAATGCCGCACTGCGCTTCCCAAGCTGCGCGAGCTGACCGCTACCCAGTATTTCTTCGTTGAATGTACGGCGCAGCCGTCGGCTGACGAACTGAACAAGCTGTGTGCGCTGCTCAATGCGCAACCGGCAGCCGCCGTCGAAGGCGATGCCCTGCTGGTGACGCCGCGTCTGGGCACGATTTCGCCGTGGTCGTCGAAGGCAACCGACATCGCCCGCAACTGCGGGCTGGACGGCGTGCAGCGCATCGAGCGCGGCGTGCTGTACGAGCTGGAACTGGCGCGCGGTCTGCTGGGCGGTGGCCCCGACGAGGCCGAGCGTGCCGCGCTGGCGGGCTTGCTGCACGACCGCATGACGGAATCGGTGCTGAGCTCGCTCGACGACGCCGAGGCGCTGTTCAGCCACGTCGCACCACGCCCGCTGGTCAGCGTGTCGCTGGCCGACGGCCGCGGCTCGCTGGAGCGCGCCAACGTCGAACTGGGCCTGGCGCTGTCGGACGACGAAATCGATTACCTGCTGGACGCCTACACCAAGCTGGGCCGCGATCCGACCGACGTCGAGCTGATGATGTTCGCGCAGGCCAATTCCGAGCACTGCCGGCACAAGATCTTCAACGCTAGCTGGAACATCGACTACGCGACGCAGGACATGAGCCTGTTCGGCATGATCCGCGAAACCCATCGCGCCACGCCGCAGCACACCGTGGTCGCCTATTCGGACAATGCAGCGGTGATCGAGGGCGCCACCACGGCGCCGGTCGACCGTTTCTACCCGGACCGCGATGGCCGCTGGGGCTGGCATTCCGAACCGATGCATTTCCTGGCCAAGGTTGAAACGCACAATCACCCGACCGCGATTTCGCCTTTCCCCGGCGCCGCCACCGGTGCCGGCGGCGAAATCCGCGACGAGGGCGCGACCGGCCGTGGCGCGAAGCCCAAGGCCGGTCTGGCCGGCTTCTCGGTGTCCAACCTGAACATCCCCGGCTTCGAGCAGCCGTGGGAGCGTGTCGACGGCGAGCTCTACGGCAAGCCGGAGCGCATCGCCTCGGCACTGCAGATCATGATTGACGGCCCGCTGGGTGCGGCCGCCTTCAACAATGAATTCGGCCGCCCCAATCTGGCGGGTTACTTCCGCACCTTCGAACTGCCCTTCATGGGCGAGATGCGCGGCTATCACAAGCCCATCATGATCGCCGGCGGCATCGGCAACATCGCCGCGCGTGACGCGCTGAAGATCGAGTTCCCGGCCGGCACCAAGCTCATCGTGCTCGGCGGCCCGGCCATGTTGATCGGCCTGGGCGGCGGAGCGGCGTCGAGCATGACCACCGGCACCAATACCGCCGACCTCGACTTCGCGTCGGTACAGCGCGGCAACCCTGAGATCGAGCGCCGCGCGCAGGAAGTGATCGACCGCTGCTGGCAGATGCAGGAGGACAACCCCATCCTCGCCGTGCACGACGTCGGCGCCGGCGGCCTGTCGAACGCACTGCCCGAACTGGCGCACGGCGCCGGTCACGGTGCCTGGTTCGATCTGCGCGCCATCCACAGCGAAGAGTCGGGCATGAGCCCGGCCGAACTGTGGTGCAACGAATCGCAGGAGCGCTACGTGCTGGCGATCGCCCCTGAGCGCATCGATGAATTCCGCGCGCTGTGCGAACGCGAGCGCTGCCCCTTCGCGGTGCTCGGCGAAGCGACGCCCGACGGCCAGCTCACGGTGGCCGATCCGCTGTTCAACAGCAAGCCGGTCGATATGTCGATGGACGTGCTGCTCGGCAAGCCGCCGAAGATGCACCGGACGGTGCAGCGCCGTCCGGCCTACGCGCCGCCGATGGACGTCGCCGGCTACGACCTGAAGGACGCCGCCTACCGCGTGCTGCGCATGCCGGCGGTGGCGAGCAAATCCTTCCTGATCACCATCGGTGACCGCTCGGTCGGCGGTCTCACCGCGCGCGACCAGTTCGTCGGCCCGTGGCAGGTGCCGGTGGCCGACGTCGCCGTCACCACCGAAAGCTTCACCGGCTACCGCGGCGAAGCGTTCGCGATGGGCGAACGCACGCCGGTGGCGCTGCTCAGCGGCCCGGCTTCCGGCCGCATGGCCATCGGCGAGGCGATCACCAATCTGGTCGCCGCCGACGTGCGCAGTTTCGAGCGCATCAAGCTGTCGGCCAACTGGATGGCAGCGGCCGGCCACAAGGGTGAGGACGCCGCGCTGTTCGACACGGTCAAGGCGGTGGCGCTCGACTTCTGCCCGGCGCTGGGCCTGGCGATTCCGGTCGGAAAGGACAGCCTGTCGATGAAGACGCGCTGGACTGAAGGTGAGGCGCAGAAGGAAGTGGTGTCGCCGCTGTCGCTGGTCATCACCGCCTTCGCCGGCGTCGAGGACGTGCGCAAGACGCTGACGCCGCAACTGCTGATCGACCCGGAAATCGATACCGAACTGCTGCTGCTCGACCTCGGCCAGATGAAGAACCGCCTCGGCGGTTCGGCGCTGGCGCAGGCCTACGGCGTGGTCGGCGAACACGCGCCGGACGCCGACGCCGTGCTGCTCGGCCGCTTCCTGCCGGCGATCAACCGCCTGCGCGACGCCGGTCTGGCGCTGGCCTATCACGACCGCTCGGACGGCGGCCTGTTCGCCACGCTGTGCGAAATGGCCTTCGCATCGAAAGTGGGCCTGTCGATCAATCTCGACACGCTGGCTTACGACCCGCTGCTGGTCGATGTCGATTCGCTGGCCAAGAAGCCGGACGCGGTGCGCGGCCGTTTCAACGACCGCACCTTCACGGCGCTGTTCGCCGAAGAACTGGGCGCGGTGATCCAGATCCGCGTGGACCAGCGCTCGCAGGTGATGGACATCCTGCGCGAGGCGGGTCTTTCAGGCGTCACGCACGGCATCGGCAGCCCGAACGACCGCGACGAAATCCGCCTCTGGCACAACGCCAAGGTCATCTTCAGCGAGCCGCGCGCCGAACTGCAGAAGGCATGGACCGAAACCAGCCACCGCATTGCACTGCTGCGCGACGACGCCGACTGCGCACGCGAGGAATTCGCGCTGCTCGACGACAAGGCTGACAACGGCCTGTTTGCGGCGCTCACCTTCGAGCCGCAGGAGGACATCGCAGCACCTTACATCAGCCGCGGTGTGCGCCCGCGCATCGCCATCCTGCGTGAGCAGGGCGTGAACGGTCAGGTCGAGATGGCGGCCGCCTTCGACCGCGCCGGCTTCGACGCGCAGGACGTGCACATGTCCGATCTGATGGCCGGCCGCGTCAAGCTGGCCGACTTCAAGGGCCTGGCGGCCTGCGGCGGCTTCTCCTACGGCGACGTGCTGGGCGCGGGTTCCGGCTGGGCCAAGTCCATCCTGTTCCACCCGGAACTGCGCGACGCCTTCGCCGCCTATTTCGACCGTGAAGACACCTTCGCACTGGGCGTCTGCAACGGCTGCCAGATGATGAGCCAGCTGCGCGACATCATCCCGGGCGCCGCGCACTGGCCGCGCTTCGAGCGCAACCGCTCGGAGCAGTTCGAAGCGCGCTTCACCATGGTCGAGGTGGCGGATTCGCCGTCCATCCTGTTCCGCGGCATGTCCGGCTCCAAGCTGCCCATCGTCGTGTCGCACGGCGAAGGCCGCGCGGTGTTCGACGACGAACAGGCGCAGTCGCTGGCGCAGGTCGCGATGCGCTACATCGACCACGACGGCGCCATCGCCACGCGCTACCCGCGCAACCCGAACGGCTCGCCGGCCGGCATCACCTCGGTCACCACCGACGACGGCCGCGTCACCATCCTGATGCCGCACCCGGAACGCGTGTTCCGCACGGTGCAGATGAGCTGGCATCCGGCGCACTGGGGCGAAGACAGCCCGTGGATGCGCATGTTCAGGAATGCGCGGGTGTGGGTGGGTTGA
- a CDS encoding type II toxin-antitoxin system RelE/ParE family toxin, translating to MTKVLVQEAASWRIDEIYRYTRDRWGTEQADRYITGLFEAFDGIATRRTASRPIPADFGIEGYYFRYERHFVYWRVLANGDIGIVTILHERMHQIDRFRDDSGS from the coding sequence GTGACCAAGGTCCTCGTTCAGGAGGCGGCATCCTGGCGGATCGACGAAATCTACCGCTACACGCGCGATCGCTGGGGTACCGAACAGGCCGACCGCTACATCACCGGTCTGTTCGAGGCATTCGACGGCATCGCCACCCGTCGCACAGCGTCCCGGCCCATCCCGGCCGACTTCGGCATCGAAGGCTATTACTTCCGTTACGAACGGCACTTCGTCTACTGGCGCGTGCTCGCGAATGGTGACATCGGTATCGTCACCATCCTGCACGAGCGGATGCACCAGATCGACCGCTTCAGGGACGATTCGGGCTCATGA
- a CDS encoding ribbon-helix-helix domain-containing protein, which produces MSRTTTTTMTVRLSGALSEFVAANVGEHGDYENVSEYVRDLIRRDKARKEQDAFERLRAELAHAFSAPESSYQPLTAAEVIARNKG; this is translated from the coding sequence ATGTCGCGGACGACGACCACCACCATGACGGTGCGCCTCAGCGGAGCGCTGAGCGAATTCGTCGCCGCCAACGTCGGTGAGCACGGCGACTACGAAAACGTAAGCGAGTACGTGCGCGACCTGATCCGTCGCGACAAGGCACGCAAGGAGCAGGATGCCTTCGAGCGCTTGCGGGCCGAACTTGCCCACGCCTTCTCGGCGCCCGAGTCCTCCTATCAACCCTTGACTGCCGCCGAGGTCATCGCGCGCAACAAGGGCTGA
- a CDS encoding LysR family transcriptional regulator, with protein MNLHLLRIYVKVVEVQSFSRAAEALDITQPAVSKAVRELESQLETVLLDRRGKTFRPSESGRALYEYGRSILALEREATETIRAYSSLERGRLTIGASTTIATYWLPSFLVDFHARHPQVELQVISGNTRQIADLLLDCRVDVALVEGDVDDARLNRRIWRRDEMVIIAPRDAELPPGGALRPADLADHSWIVRERGSGSRAATDRVLDEMGLTPARTIEVGSNEAIVQTVAAGRGLGMVPRICARDQLALGRIRRLHPGGAAIQRTLYRIRLPERPISPAALAFEALIADAQAMAEEGKT; from the coding sequence ATGAACCTGCATCTTCTGCGCATCTACGTGAAGGTCGTCGAGGTCCAGAGCTTTTCGCGCGCAGCGGAGGCGCTGGACATCACGCAGCCCGCCGTGTCGAAAGCGGTGCGCGAACTCGAATCCCAGCTCGAAACGGTGCTGCTGGACCGCCGCGGCAAGACCTTCCGGCCGAGTGAATCGGGTCGGGCACTCTATGAATACGGGCGCAGCATCCTGGCGCTCGAACGAGAGGCGACCGAAACCATCCGCGCCTACAGTTCGCTCGAACGCGGGCGGCTCACGATAGGCGCCAGCACCACCATCGCCACCTACTGGCTGCCGTCTTTCCTGGTCGATTTCCACGCCCGCCACCCGCAGGTCGAACTGCAGGTGATCAGCGGCAACACCCGGCAGATCGCCGACTTGCTGCTCGATTGCCGGGTCGACGTGGCGCTGGTCGAAGGCGACGTGGACGACGCGCGGTTGAACCGCCGCATCTGGCGGCGCGACGAAATGGTCATCATCGCGCCACGCGACGCCGAACTGCCGCCAGGTGGCGCGCTGCGCCCGGCCGATCTGGCCGACCACAGCTGGATCGTGCGCGAACGCGGTTCCGGCAGCCGTGCCGCCACCGACCGCGTGCTCGACGAAATGGGGCTGACGCCAGCGCGCACGATAGAGGTGGGCAGCAACGAAGCCATCGTGCAGACCGTGGCCGCCGGCCGCGGTCTGGGCATGGTGCCGCGCATCTGCGCCCGCGACCAGCTGGCGCTCGGCCGCATCCGTCGCCTGCATCCGGGCGGCGCAGCGATCCAGCGCACGCTCTACCGCATCCGCCTGCCCGAGCGCCCGATCAGCCCCGCCGCCCTCGCCTTCGAGGCGCTGATCGCGGACGCACAGGCGATGGCCGAGGAAGGAAAGACCTGA
- a CDS encoding YeiH family protein has translation MNSTTALTASSLPTGLVASVAVAAAAAALSAVPGVSAHGFGWLPLAVALGIVVGNLWPALPTRGADGFRLARGTLMRAGIALYGLRIGIDELGSVGWSGLAMALVIVLSTLALALTLGRRLGLDTQAAVLIGCGSAICGAAAVAAADSVIGARARHVSAAVLAVVVFGTLGMYLLPLLRPLSGLDDLSFGLWVGLSVHELGHVVAGAAAAGPEAAAGALVEKMMRVMLLAPVVMVIAAGLRAPGATTLRSPGVPLFLYGFVAMITLNASGLLPSWLQAAGAETAQALLAVGLAALGANTRLADMAQAGWRVWALAALLWLWLLLAGFGLVSLGALA, from the coding sequence ATGAATTCGACCACCGCCCTCACTGCTTCCAGCCTGCCGACCGGCCTCGTCGCGTCGGTGGCCGTTGCGGCTGCCGCGGCGGCGCTGTCCGCCGTGCCGGGCGTGTCGGCGCACGGCTTCGGCTGGCTGCCACTGGCGGTGGCGCTGGGCATCGTGGTCGGCAATCTGTGGCCTGCGCTGCCGACGCGCGGCGCCGACGGATTCCGTCTGGCGCGCGGCACGCTGATGCGCGCCGGCATCGCGTTGTACGGCCTGCGCATCGGCATCGACGAACTGGGCAGCGTGGGCTGGAGCGGGCTGGCGATGGCGCTGGTCATCGTGCTGAGCACGCTGGCACTGGCCCTGACGCTGGGACGCCGGCTCGGTCTCGACACCCAGGCGGCGGTGCTGATCGGCTGCGGCAGCGCGATCTGCGGTGCGGCGGCGGTGGCGGCTGCCGACAGCGTGATCGGTGCGCGCGCGCGCCATGTTTCGGCGGCGGTGCTGGCGGTGGTCGTGTTCGGCACGCTGGGCATGTATCTGTTGCCGCTGCTGCGGCCTCTGAGCGGTCTCGACGATCTGTCCTTCGGCCTCTGGGTCGGTCTTTCCGTGCATGAGCTCGGCCATGTCGTTGCCGGTGCAGCGGCGGCCGGACCCGAGGCGGCGGCCGGTGCGCTGGTCGAAAAGATGATGCGCGTGATGCTGCTGGCGCCGGTGGTGATGGTGATCGCCGCCGGACTGCGTGCGCCGGGCGCCACGACGCTGCGCAGCCCAGGCGTGCCGCTCTTTCTGTATGGCTTCGTCGCGATGATTACGCTCAACGCGTCCGGACTGCTGCCGTCATGGCTGCAGGCGGCCGGCGCCGAAACGGCCCAGGCATTGCTCGCCGTCGGTCTGGCGGCGCTCGGTGCCAACACCCGGCTGGCCGACATGGCGCAGGCCGGCTGGCGCGTGTGGGCACTGGCGGCACTGCTGTGGCTGTGGCTGCTGCTTGCCGGCTTCGGTCTGGTCAGCCTCGGAGCACTGGCATGA
- a CDS encoding sulfite exporter TauE/SafE family protein — MDASLLNTLWPDRALASWSVIAGAVIAGGVLRGMTGFGAALLMAPLLSTVASARDTLCIVTLLNALPLTHALAPSVRRLVDHRVLLPMLGAACAGIPLGLWLVSVLPARLFGQVIGVAVIASAAVLLTGVRLVRGRSHAGSLGAGLFSGVLTGFGGVGGPPAILYLLGVETDSHRARASFLVYFGCLYPLALIAIVLSGLFGLSLLLQGLLLAPLFHGGGLIGERLYRWLDPRHFRRVVLCLLMATGALAAWPVHAVALVQGTVAVQQCGASDSRF; from the coding sequence TTGGATGCTTCGCTGCTGAACACGCTGTGGCCGGACCGCGCGCTGGCGAGCTGGTCGGTGATTGCCGGCGCGGTGATCGCCGGCGGCGTGCTGCGCGGCATGACCGGCTTCGGCGCGGCGCTGCTGATGGCGCCACTGCTCTCAACGGTGGCGTCGGCGCGCGACACGCTGTGCATCGTGACGCTGCTGAACGCGCTGCCGCTGACGCATGCACTGGCGCCGTCGGTGCGCCGGCTGGTCGATCACCGGGTGCTGCTGCCCATGCTCGGTGCGGCCTGTGCCGGCATTCCACTCGGGCTGTGGCTGGTCAGCGTCCTGCCGGCGCGGCTGTTCGGTCAGGTGATCGGCGTCGCGGTGATCGCCAGTGCTGCGGTGCTGCTGACCGGCGTTCGGCTGGTGCGCGGTCGCAGTCATGCTGGATCCCTCGGAGCGGGTCTGTTCAGCGGCGTGCTGACCGGCTTTGGCGGTGTCGGCGGACCGCCGGCGATTCTCTATCTGCTGGGCGTGGAAACCGACAGCCACCGGGCGCGCGCCAGCTTCCTCGTCTATTTCGGCTGCCTCTATCCGCTGGCGCTGATCGCCATCGTGCTGTCCGGCTTGTTCGGGCTGTCGCTGCTGCTGCAGGGGCTGTTGCTGGCGCCGCTTTTTCACGGCGGCGGACTGATCGGCGAGCGGCTCTACCGGTGGCTGGATCCGCGGCATTTCCGTCGCGTCGTGCTGTGCCTGCTGATGGCGACCGGTGCGCTCGCGGCCTGGCCGGTGCATGCGGTCGCACTGGTGCAGGGCACTGTGGCGGTGCAGCAATGCGGTGCATCCGACAGCCGGTTCTGA
- a CDS encoding GntR family transcriptional regulator: MAPHRKQIAPAGAAEVEDALSPVSQMPLYTQIREILRRRILDGSYPPHSQMPSESQMMSAFDVSRITIRQALGDLQKEGLIFKVMGKGSFVAKPKAFQSLSRLQGFGEAMSTSGYETYSLLLSAKQVAASAVVTQRLQLKPEAPVFEIQRLRYLNREPISVDVSYFPPDIGERLTQEDLATRDIFVILENDLGRNLTHADVQIEAISADESLARHLDIAEASPLLRIERLTWADDRPIDFEFLYYRGDAFQYRLRIDRS, from the coding sequence ATGGCACCCCACCGCAAGCAGATCGCGCCCGCGGGCGCGGCGGAGGTCGAGGACGCGCTGTCGCCGGTATCGCAGATGCCGCTGTACACGCAGATCCGCGAAATCCTGCGCCGGCGCATTCTCGACGGCAGTTACCCGCCGCATTCGCAGATGCCGTCGGAGAGCCAGATGATGTCGGCATTCGATGTCAGCCGCATCACGATACGGCAGGCACTGGGCGACCTGCAGAAGGAGGGGCTCATCTTCAAGGTGATGGGCAAGGGCAGCTTCGTCGCCAAGCCCAAGGCCTTCCAGAGTCTGTCGCGGCTGCAGGGTTTCGGCGAGGCGATGTCCACCTCCGGCTACGAAACCTACTCGCTGCTGCTCAGCGCGAAACAGGTCGCCGCCAGCGCCGTGGTGACGCAGCGACTGCAGCTGAAGCCGGAAGCGCCGGTGTTCGAAATACAGCGCCTGCGCTACCTGAACCGCGAACCGATCTCGGTCGACGTGAGCTACTTCCCGCCGGACATCGGCGAGCGGCTGACCCAGGAAGACCTGGCCACGCGCGACATCTTCGTCATTCTCGAAAACGACCTCGGCCGCAACCTCACGCACGCCGACGTGCAGATCGAGGCGATCTCCGCCGACGAGTCGCTGGCCCGTCATCTCGACATCGCCGAGGCCTCGCCGCTGCTGCGCATCGAGCGCCTGACCTGGGCCGACGACCGGCCCATCGATTTCGAATTCCTCTACTACCGCGGCGATGCCTTCCAGTACCGCCTGCGCATAGACCGAAGTTGA
- a CDS encoding fumarate reductase/succinate dehydrogenase flavoprotein subunit — translation MKRIDMEFDLVVIGGGTGGPMAAVKAKEKNPKLRVLLIDKANVKRSGAISMGMDGLNNAVIPGHATPEQYVKEITIANDGIVDQEAVMAYAANSFDMINELDRWGVKFEKDETGDYAVRKVHHLGSYVLPMPEGHHMKKILYRQLKKARVEVTNRVVVTRVLTGESGEVVAVMGFDCRTADVYVIRTKAAVLSTGAAGRIGLPASGYLMGTYENPTNCGDGHAMAYHAGADLANLECFQINPLIKDYNGPACAYVTGPFGGFTANSKGERFIECDYWSGQMMMEFYNELEGGNGPVFLKLDHLAEETISEIEHILHTNERPSRGRFHEKRGNDYRKQMVEMHISEIGFCSGHSASGIHTDARGATSVPGLYAAGDCASVPHNYMLGAFVYGRLCGENAAAYCAEHGLGAVSAGDVAAEEARILAPLGRTDGLTPFQIEYKTRRLVNDYLQPPKITRKYEIALRRFDEIREDTEAMFASNPHELMRAMEAHSILDCAEMAARASLFRTESRWGLYHYFVDHPERDDENWFCHTLLSKGEDGRMQMRKKPIEPYIVPIDEEERSAYQRLRVARNAEAA, via the coding sequence ATGAAACGCATCGACATGGAATTCGACCTCGTCGTCATCGGCGGTGGTACCGGCGGCCCGATGGCCGCAGTCAAGGCCAAGGAAAAGAACCCCAAGCTGCGCGTGCTGCTGATCGACAAGGCCAACGTGAAGCGTTCGGGCGCCATCTCGATGGGCATGGACGGTCTCAACAACGCCGTCATTCCCGGGCACGCGACGCCGGAGCAGTACGTCAAGGAAATCACCATCGCCAACGACGGCATCGTCGATCAGGAAGCGGTGATGGCCTACGCCGCCAACAGCTTCGACATGATCAACGAACTGGACCGCTGGGGCGTCAAGTTCGAGAAGGACGAAACCGGCGACTACGCGGTGCGCAAGGTGCATCACCTGGGCAGTTACGTGCTGCCGATGCCCGAAGGTCACCACATGAAGAAGATCCTCTACCGCCAGCTGAAGAAGGCGCGCGTCGAGGTGACCAATCGCGTCGTCGTCACCCGCGTACTGACCGGCGAAAGCGGTGAAGTGGTCGCGGTGATGGGCTTCGACTGCCGCACCGCCGACGTCTATGTCATCCGCACCAAGGCGGCGGTGCTCAGCACCGGCGCGGCCGGCCGCATCGGTCTGCCGGCCTCCGGCTACCTGATGGGCACTTACGAGAACCCGACCAACTGCGGCGACGGTCACGCGATGGCCTATCACGCCGGCGCCGACCTGGCCAACCTCGAGTGCTTCCAGATCAACCCGCTGATCAAGGACTACAACGGTCCGGCCTGTGCCTACGTGACCGGTCCGTTCGGCGGCTTCACCGCCAACTCCAAGGGCGAGCGCTTCATCGAGTGCGACTACTGGAGCGGCCAGATGATGATGGAGTTCTACAACGAACTCGAAGGCGGCAACGGCCCGGTCTTCCTCAAGCTCGACCACCTCGCCGAGGAGACTATCAGCGAGATCGAGCACATCCTGCACACCAACGAACGCCCGAGCCGCGGCCGCTTCCACGAAAAGCGCGGCAACGACTACCGCAAGCAGATGGTCGAGATGCACATCTCCGAGATCGGCTTCTGCAGCGGCCACAGCGCGTCCGGCATCCACACCGACGCGCGCGGCGCGACCTCGGTGCCCGGCCTGTATGCCGCCGGCGACTGCGCCAGCGTGCCGCACAACTACATGCTGGGTGCCTTCGTCTATGGCCGGCTGTGCGGCGAGAACGCCGCCGCCTATTGCGCCGAGCATGGCCTGGGTGCGGTCAGCGCCGGCGACGTGGCGGCAGAAGAGGCGCGCATCCTGGCGCCGCTCGGCCGTACCGACGGCCTTACGCCTTTCCAGATCGAATACAAGACGCGCCGCCTGGTGAACGACTACCTGCAGCCGCCGAAGATCACTCGCAAGTACGAAATCGCGCTGCGCCGCTTCGACGAAATCCGCGAGGACACCGAAGCCATGTTCGCCTCCAACCCGCACGAACTGATGCGCGCGATGGAAGCGCATTCCATCCTCGATTGCGCCGAAATGGCCGCGCGTGCCTCGCTGTTCCGCACCGAGAGCCGCTGGGGCCTCTACCACTACTTCGTCGATCACCCCGAGCGCGACGACGAGAACTGGTTCTGCCACACGCTGCTGAGCAAGGGCGAGGACGGCCGCATGCAGATGCGCAAGAAGCCGATCGAGCCCTACATCGTGCCGATCGACGAAGAGGAACGCAGCGCCTATCAGCGCCTGCGCGTCGCCCGCAACGCCGAAGCCGCCTGA
- a CDS encoding 4Fe-4S dicluster domain-containing protein: MTIAATPTQVPVSVDNDKCIAEKGCTVCVDVCPLDVLAIDMLTKKAFMKFDECWYCLPCETDCPTGAVSVSIPYLLR, from the coding sequence ATGACCATCGCTGCTACGCCGACCCAGGTGCCGGTAAGTGTCGACAACGACAAATGCATTGCGGAGAAGGGCTGCACGGTGTGCGTCGACGTCTGCCCGCTCGACGTGCTGGCCATCGACATGCTCACCAAGAAGGCCTTCATGAAGTTCGACGAGTGCTGGTACTGCCTGCCGTGCGAAACCGACTGCCCGACCGGTGCGGTCAGCGTGTCGATTCCCTATCTGCTGCGCTGA